One window of the Salvia splendens isolate huo1 chromosome 1, SspV2, whole genome shotgun sequence genome contains the following:
- the LOC121798899 gene encoding serine/threonine-protein phosphatase PP2A catalytic subunit-like isoform X2 → MDAPVASSGGGGTNGNLDEQIAQLVQCKHLSEPEVRVLCGKAKEILMQESNVQPVKSPVTICGDIHGQFHDLAELFRIGGKCPDTNYLFMGDYVDRG, encoded by the exons ATGGATGCGCCGGTCGCCTCCAGCGGTGGCGGGGGAACCAATGGCAATCTCGACGAACAAATCGCGCAGCTAGTGCAATGCAAACACTTGTCCGAACCTGAG GTAAGGGTGTTATGTGGCAAGGCCAAGGAGATCCTGATGCAAGAGAGCAATGTGCAG CCTGTTAAAAGCCCAGTTACTATATGTGGTGATATTCATGGTCAGTTCCATGATCTTGCTGAGCTTTTCCGAATTGGTGGGAAG TGTCCAGATACAAATTATTTGTTTATGGGAGATTATGTTGATCGAGGATAG
- the LOC121798899 gene encoding uncharacterized protein LOC121798899 isoform X1, whose translation MCSLLKAQLLYVVIFMVSSMILLSFSELVGSVQIQIICLWEIMLIEDSTLWKQCRLNFILRSTKFVPTVCWNRLLQEKGSGNAILLLVCNTTCVCENGAVHSFVG comes from the exons ATGTGCAG CCTGTTAAAAGCCCAGTTACTATATGTGGTGATATTCATGGTCAGTTCCATGATCTTGCTGAGCTTTTCCGAATTGGTGGGAAG TGTCCAGATACAAATTATTTGTTTATGGGAGATTATGTTGATCGAGGATAGTACTCTGTGGAAACAGTGTCG GTTGAACTTCATATTGCGGTCGACTAAATTCGTGCCCACTGTTTGCTGGAACAGGTTGTTGCAAGAGAAAGGTAGTGGGAATGCTATATTACTCCTAGTATGTAATACAACTTGTGTGTGTGAAAATGGAGCTGTACATAGCTTTGTGGGTTAA
- the LOC121802406 gene encoding uncharacterized protein LOC121802406, which translates to MSNPTELETKTKSDPAINHIQFWNPKPNTLLSLQFSLQQTCRRGRGVLLYRAWHDGGRYCHLTDADTAASASSPSFSSTVNHTLDLLHSDDLDARMEAAREIRRHTKTSQRYRRHFSVSIAPLVQMLCCQSAEANVAALAALLNLAVKDIFGEFLSPEFWITGICGFQMLKSTI; encoded by the exons ATGTCGAATccgaccgaactagagaccaaaacCAAATCAGATCCAGCCATTAATCACATCCAGTTTTGGAATCCCAAACCCAACACACTTCTCTCTCTACAGTTCTCTCTGCAACAAACTTGTAGAAGAGGCCGCGGGGTTCTCCTATACCGGGCGTGGCACGATGGTGGCCGATACTGCCACCTCACCGACGCCGATACTGCTGCTTCAGCTTCGAGCCCCTCCTTCTCCTCCACCGTCAATCACACGCTCGACCTCCTCCACTCCGACGATCTCGACGCCAGGATGGAGGCGGCCAGGGAGATTCGCCGCCACACCAAGACCTCGCAGCGCTACCGCCGCCATTTCTCCGTCTCCATCGCGCCGCTCGTCCAAATGCTCTGCTGCCAATCCGCCGAAGCAAACGTCGCCGCCCTTGCCGCGCTGCTTAATCTCGCCGTCAAGGACATTTT TGGTGAATTTTTGAGTCCTGAATTTTGGATTACTGGAATATGCGGATTTCAGATGCTGAAGAGTACAATCTGA
- the LOC121796489 gene encoding IQ domain-containing protein IQM2-like, protein MGVYPSSPLTVNSDLDISFESFIANLISNDKINKPIIESINLQGIQNEGDDIDNKCMFDDLMSPLAGSLMGSSIPHSPKHEAAIKLQKVYKSFRTRRKLADCAVLMEQSWWKLLDFAELKHSSISFFDIDRHETAISRWSRARTRAAKVGKGLSRNGKAQKLALQHWLEAIDPRHRYGHNLHFYYVKWLNSQSKEPFFYWLDIGEGKDINIVEKCPRSKLQQQCIKYLGPMERKAYEVVIEGGRLLYKQTGEPLHTTRGSKWIFVLSTSRTLYVGKKKKGTFQHSSFLAGGATLAAGRIVAENGVLKAVWPHSGHYKPTPENFQDFISFLRENNVDLDDVKLDSTDEEEDHLYNASEDDAASTSSYKAESAEESTTCASLQTRQSRGFSRELTALEIPCKDSLLEKLMSEKQRSSSDDFLLESPTESDEAKAEEESFSQRFNQHKDSKSFQLGKQLSCNWSTGAGPRIGCVRVYPWRLQERALEEVNLSPTSIQRLRLDAPLLSESRRAGISILSCRTSSVHSTKQSSPLHSLSY, encoded by the exons ATGGGTGTATATCCTTCTAGCCCTCTCACAGTTAACTCTGACTTAGACATCAGTTTTGAGTCATTCATTGCAAATCTGATAAGCAATGACAAGATCAATAAGCCTATAATTGAGTCCATCAATCTCCAAGGCATACAAAATGAGGGTGATGACATTGACAACAAATGTATGTTTGATGATCTGATGAGCCCTTTGGCTGGATCATTGATGGGGAGTAGTATCCCTCATTCTCCGAAACACGAGGCAGCTATAAAGTTGCAGAAGGTTTACAAGAGTTTCAGAACCAGGAGAAAGTTAGCTGATTGTGCAGTTCTCATGGAGCAGAGCTGGTGGAAGCTGCTGGACTTTGCGGAGCTCAAGCATAGCTCCATTTCCTTCTTCGACATTGACAGACACGAGACTGCCATCTCGCGCTGGTCAAGAGCAAGAACCAGGGCTGCAAAG GTTGGAAAGGGGCTGTCCAGGAATGGAAAAGCTCAGAAACTTGCTTTGCAGCATTGGCTTGAAGCT ATTGATCCACGGCACCGGTATGGCCACAATCTCCATTTCTATTATGTTAAATGGTTGAATTCACAAAGCAAAGAGCCCTTCTTTTATTG GCTAGATATTGGAGAAGGGAAAGACATCAATATTGTCGAGAAGTGCCCTCGTTCGAAACTTCAGCAACAATGCATCAAGTATCTTGGTCCG ATGGAACGAAAGGCGTATGAAGTTGTGATTGAGGGTGGGAGGCTCTTATACAAGCAGACAGGGGAGCCCCTTCACACCACTAGGGGTTCTAAGTGGATTTTTGTCCTCAGCACGTCGAGGACATTGTATGTCGGGAAGAAAAAGAAGGGCACGTTCCAACACTCGAGTTTCTTGGCAGGCGGAGCCACACTGGCTGCCGGGAGGATAGTAGCTGAAAATGGAGTCTTGAAG GCAGTTTGGCCTCACAGTGGTCATTACAAGCCAACACCAGAAAATTTCCAAGATTTCATATCATTTCTCAGGGAGAACAATGTGGATCTCGATGATGTTAAG CTTGATTCCACCGATGAAGAAGAAGACCATCTGTACAATGCATCAGAAGATGATGCagcttcaacatcatcatatAAAGCTGAGTCTGCAGAAGAAAGCACCACATGTGCTTCTCTGCAGACGCGCCAATCAAGAGGCTTCAGTCGAGAACTGACTGCCCTCGAGATACCTTGCAAAGACAGCTTGTTAGAGAAGCTGATGTCTGAAAAACAAAGATCAAGCTCTGATGATTTCCTCCTAGAATCACCAACTGAGTCCGATGAGGCCAAGGCCGAAGAGGAGAGCTTTTCACAAAGATTCAACCAACACAAAGACAGCAAGTCTTTCCAGCTGGGAAAGCAGCTGTCTTGCAACTGGAGCACCGGGGCAGGCCCTCGGATTGGCTGTGTGAGAGTCTATCCTTGGCGCCTCCAAGAACGCGCCTTAGAGGAAGTGAATCTGTCTCCAACAAGCATCCAACGGCTGAGATTAGACGCCCCTTTGCTATCTGAATCGCGACGAGCAGGCATCAGTATTCTTTCTTGCCGGACTAGTAGCGTTCATTCCACAAAACAGTCCTCACCTCTACATTCACTCTCATACTGA